A single region of the Pseudomonas granadensis genome encodes:
- a CDS encoding LysR family transcriptional regulator, whose protein sequence is MKAQIGLDRLTGLIAFARTASLGSYTAAARDLSVSPSAVSKSVQRLEEHFGLRLFSRTTRSLTLTPEGRELYERALRVIREVEDIEQAAVASRGEPSGTLKVTAPLPIGVNILAPVLPAFRERYPKLVVDLRLGDQFADIIEQGIDVAIRVGNLADSRLVSKPLGPHRICTFASPGYLARKGKPRNIDDLVNHDCVNFRYQSSGQALRWPFQVGERVVEITPEATMTIDVSDAVAMTLAAGGGIGISPTYVAAPFVQRGELVPVFPEHAVDRFVITALWPESRRGNPNVKAFVDFLQEVFPVPAPWDVIVESSANAER, encoded by the coding sequence ATGAAAGCACAAATTGGTCTGGACCGCCTGACAGGTCTCATCGCCTTCGCTCGCACGGCCTCGCTGGGTAGTTATACAGCGGCTGCACGCGATCTCTCTGTCTCGCCTTCGGCAGTCAGCAAAAGTGTCCAGCGGCTGGAAGAGCATTTCGGCCTGCGGCTCTTCAGCCGAACCACTCGCTCATTGACCCTCACCCCCGAGGGCCGTGAGTTGTACGAGCGTGCATTGCGCGTCATCCGTGAAGTCGAGGACATCGAACAAGCCGCTGTCGCGTCGAGGGGCGAGCCGTCAGGAACGCTGAAAGTGACGGCGCCGCTGCCGATCGGAGTCAATATTCTTGCCCCGGTGCTCCCGGCGTTCCGTGAGCGCTATCCGAAACTGGTGGTCGATCTGCGACTCGGCGATCAGTTCGCCGACATCATCGAACAAGGCATCGATGTCGCCATCAGAGTCGGCAATCTGGCTGACTCGCGGCTGGTATCCAAGCCACTCGGCCCGCATCGAATCTGCACATTCGCATCGCCCGGTTATCTCGCCAGAAAAGGCAAGCCGCGCAACATCGATGATCTGGTCAACCATGATTGCGTGAATTTTCGCTATCAGAGTTCGGGGCAGGCGCTGCGCTGGCCGTTTCAGGTCGGTGAGCGTGTCGTCGAGATCACGCCCGAGGCCACCATGACCATCGATGTAAGCGATGCCGTCGCAATGACGCTCGCGGCAGGCGGCGGCATCGGTATCTCTCCGACCTACGTTGCCGCGCCTTTTGTACAGCGAGGTGAGTTGGTTCCGGTGTTTCCCGAGCACGCCGTAGACCGGTTCGTCATCACCGCACTCTGGCCCGAAAGCCGAAGAGGTAATCCCAACGTGAAGGCATTCGTAGACTTTCTACAGGAAGTCTTCCCGGTGCCGGCGCCTTGGGATGTGATAGTCGAATCGTCCGCAAATGCTGAGCGCTAA
- a CDS encoding SDR family oxidoreductase, protein MPEVQPNPLINRIVVIVGGTSGIGLSAAIQAKAAGAQVVVIGSNPERARQAADTHGLDGWRAADVTQPEQIQAALADIPKVDHLVLLAGTFVAGKVLEADVAYLHRAFDERIWASIHALRALGDRLSKDGSVTFISGSLADRPNAYGTAVLAAASAAMEAFARGLALELAPVRVNTLSPGPIDTPILAKAMGDARDGFVAALEQTLPLHRLGTAEEAGAAVVFLMSNGFMNGATINVDGGARLV, encoded by the coding sequence ATGCCTGAAGTACAGCCAAACCCGCTCATTAATCGCATTGTAGTGATCGTCGGCGGCACATCCGGTATCGGACTCTCCGCAGCCATTCAGGCCAAAGCGGCTGGCGCCCAAGTTGTGGTAATAGGTTCCAACCCGGAACGCGCCCGCCAAGCCGCCGACACCCACGGGCTGGATGGCTGGCGTGCGGCGGATGTCACCCAGCCTGAGCAGATTCAAGCAGCTCTGGCAGACATTCCGAAGGTCGATCACCTGGTGTTGCTGGCCGGCACTTTCGTCGCAGGCAAAGTGCTCGAAGCCGACGTTGCCTATCTGCACCGCGCGTTCGATGAGCGAATCTGGGCCTCGATTCACGCACTGAGAGCACTCGGTGATCGCCTCTCGAAAGACGGCTCCGTCACCTTCATTTCCGGGTCATTGGCGGACCGCCCCAACGCCTATGGGACGGCGGTGCTCGCCGCTGCATCAGCGGCCATGGAAGCCTTCGCCCGTGGCCTCGCTCTTGAATTGGCGCCTGTGCGGGTCAACACCCTTTCTCCGGGTCCTATCGACACGCCGATCCTCGCCAAAGCCATGGGCGATGCGCGTGACGGTTTTGTCGCCGCGCTCGAGCAGACGCTGCCGCTGCATCGCCTCGGCACCGCTGAAGAGGCCGGCGCAGCGGTGGTTTTCCTGATGAGCAATGGCTTCATGAACGGCGCGACGATCAATGTCGATGGCGGCGCACGCCTGGTTTGA
- a CDS encoding alkene reductase — MTTLFEPLQLGAITLPNRIIMAPMTRARGTQHHVPTPIMADYYAQRATAGLIISEAIGISQQGLGWAYATGIWSAEQIAGWRLITDAVHAAGGRIIAQLWHMGRVVHPSFLDGAQPIAPSVTTAPGLAHTYAGKQPYSQARALPLEEIPSLIAEFVQAGRNALLAGFDGVQIHAANGYLIDQFLRDSGNFRTDAYGGSVENRVRLLREVTQAVAHVVGADRTGVRLTPSSHDQGVRDSDPVPLFTRAAEVLSEIGIAHLELREPPADGSFGVSEYPPSAAIIREAFKGTLILNSDYDSARAKAALATGLADAVAFGRPFIANPQLPGVLRRGLPLAQEDRSTWFSQGVEGYTDYPGLPSGQVATQ, encoded by the coding sequence ATGACCACACTGTTCGAGCCGCTTCAACTGGGCGCTATCACGTTACCTAACCGCATCATCATGGCCCCGATGACGCGGGCCAGGGGAACCCAGCATCACGTCCCTACCCCGATCATGGCCGACTACTACGCCCAGCGTGCGACAGCCGGCCTCATCATCAGCGAGGCGATCGGCATCAGCCAGCAAGGCCTGGGATGGGCTTACGCCACGGGTATATGGTCCGCTGAGCAGATTGCCGGATGGCGACTGATTACCGACGCGGTCCACGCTGCCGGCGGCCGGATAATCGCTCAACTCTGGCACATGGGCCGGGTGGTCCATCCGAGCTTTCTGGATGGCGCACAACCCATTGCCCCATCGGTAACGACAGCGCCTGGACTGGCCCATACCTACGCCGGAAAACAACCCTACTCTCAGGCCCGGGCGCTACCGCTTGAGGAGATACCCTCGCTGATTGCCGAGTTCGTCCAGGCAGGTCGCAATGCGTTGCTGGCGGGATTTGATGGCGTGCAGATCCACGCCGCCAATGGGTACCTGATCGATCAGTTCTTACGTGACAGCGGCAATTTCCGTACCGACGCCTATGGCGGCTCGGTCGAGAACCGGGTCAGGCTGCTCAGGGAAGTGACCCAAGCGGTGGCGCACGTTGTCGGGGCTGACCGGACCGGGGTTCGATTAACCCCCAGCAGCCATGATCAGGGCGTGAGGGACAGTGACCCTGTGCCGCTATTTACCCGCGCCGCAGAAGTCTTGTCCGAAATTGGCATTGCTCATCTCGAGCTACGCGAGCCGCCGGCTGACGGCAGTTTCGGCGTGTCGGAATATCCTCCAAGCGCCGCAATCATTCGTGAGGCCTTCAAAGGCACGCTGATTCTCAACTCCGATTACGATTCGGCGCGTGCCAAAGCCGCCCTCGCAACGGGCCTTGCCGATGCAGTCGCGTTTGGGCGGCCGTTTATTGCCAATCCGCAGTTGCCAGGGGTGCTGCGCCGGGGCCTGCCACTGGCGCAGGAGGATCGTTCGACATGGTTCAGCCAAGGGGTTGAAGGGTACACCGATTATCCCGGCCTTCCATCCGGCCAGGTTGCAACACAGTGA
- a CDS encoding LysR family transcriptional regulator has translation MIRFNDLAIFVRVATVDSFSAVAREMDLFPAQISAAIKRLECELDTRLFARSTRSLRLTAEGERYLPYAREVLNTLSEGRAGLQQDDRQLHGVLQIASASDFGRNVLLPWLIEFRRENPGLVLRVMLSDSVSDIFRDPVDVAVRYGTVPNADFISLPLVPGNRRVLAASPAYIALHGRPESVEDLKAHACLRFHMNGKLYDRWIFPSVPENDSVIVNGPVLSDDADVIRRCAIAGEGILYKSWLDVCEDVSAGHLEVLLPDIPGELYPLSFVCPHRKQFTPALRLLYAYLKDKCEALLLTHAQARVSDHCVATWPDGRPG, from the coding sequence ATGATCAGATTTAACGACCTGGCGATTTTTGTGCGTGTGGCAACCGTGGACAGTTTCTCCGCGGTAGCCCGGGAAATGGATCTGTTTCCGGCACAGATCAGCGCCGCCATAAAGCGCTTGGAGTGTGAACTCGATACGCGCCTGTTTGCGCGATCCACACGAAGTCTGCGCCTGACTGCAGAAGGCGAGCGCTATTTGCCTTATGCGCGGGAAGTGCTCAATACCCTGAGCGAGGGGAGAGCCGGATTACAGCAGGACGATCGGCAACTGCATGGGGTTTTGCAGATCGCCAGCGCTTCGGATTTCGGCAGAAACGTGCTGCTCCCGTGGCTCATAGAATTTCGACGCGAGAACCCCGGTCTGGTGCTCCGCGTGATGTTGTCCGACAGCGTCTCGGACATTTTTCGTGATCCCGTAGACGTGGCCGTCCGGTATGGCACGGTACCGAACGCTGACTTCATTTCGCTGCCCTTGGTACCAGGCAATCGCCGCGTCCTCGCGGCATCGCCGGCTTATATCGCGCTGCACGGACGGCCCGAGTCGGTGGAAGACCTGAAGGCGCATGCCTGTCTTCGCTTCCATATGAATGGAAAGCTCTACGACCGGTGGATATTTCCCAGCGTGCCGGAGAATGACTCGGTCATCGTAAACGGCCCTGTTCTGAGTGACGACGCAGACGTCATTCGACGCTGCGCCATCGCCGGCGAAGGGATTTTGTACAAATCATGGTTGGATGTTTGTGAGGATGTAAGTGCCGGTCACCTAGAGGTGTTACTGCCTGATATTCCCGGGGAGCTTTATCCTCTGAGCTTTGTGTGCCCGCACCGCAAGCAGTTTACGCCAGCGCTTCGTTTGCTTTACGCGTACTTGAAAGACAAGTGCGAAGCGCTGCTGCTGACGCACGCCCAGGCGCGCGTCAGTGATCACTGTGTTGCAACCTGGCCGGATGGAAGGCCGGGATAA
- a CDS encoding SDR family oxidoreductase: protein MNEVSQAPLMLITGGSRGVGAATARLAAAQGYDVAISYVANESAARAVIADVQAAGRRGLAVRADSADPEQVAELFAAIDRTFGRIDVLVNNAGMLARQSRLEDLDFARMQRIFAVNAIGPILCAQQAIKRMSHRHNGPGGVVINVSSASARLGSPNEYVDYAASKGALETFTIGLAKEVAREGIRVNCIRPGHIYTDMHASGGEPGRVDRVKDSIPMGRGGQPEEVARAILWLASAEASFVTGTFLDVTGGK from the coding sequence ATGAATGAAGTCTCGCAGGCACCGTTGATGCTGATAACCGGTGGCAGCCGCGGAGTCGGCGCCGCCACGGCCCGCCTCGCCGCCGCGCAAGGCTACGACGTCGCCATCAGCTATGTGGCGAACGAGTCCGCGGCGCGGGCGGTGATCGCCGATGTTCAAGCCGCAGGACGCAGGGGGTTGGCGGTGCGCGCTGACAGTGCCGATCCTGAACAGGTCGCCGAGTTGTTCGCGGCCATCGACCGCACGTTCGGACGCATCGACGTGCTGGTCAACAATGCCGGGATGCTGGCCAGACAATCGCGACTCGAAGACCTCGACTTCGCGCGGATGCAACGCATCTTTGCGGTCAACGCCATCGGGCCGATCCTGTGCGCCCAGCAGGCGATCAAGCGCATGTCGCACCGGCATAACGGCCCGGGTGGCGTGGTGATCAATGTGTCGTCCGCGTCGGCGCGTCTCGGCAGTCCTAACGAATACGTCGATTACGCCGCGTCGAAAGGCGCGCTGGAAACCTTCACCATCGGCCTGGCCAAGGAAGTGGCCCGCGAAGGCATACGCGTCAACTGCATCCGCCCCGGCCATATTTACACCGACATGCATGCCAGCGGCGGCGAACCGGGACGGGTCGACCGCGTCAAGGACTCAATTCCCATGGGCCGCGGCGGGCAACCGGAGGAAGTGGCGCGGGCGATTCTTTGGCTGGCGAGTGCGGAGGCATCGTTTGTCACCGGTACCTTTCTGGATGTGACCGGAGGTAAATGA
- a CDS encoding DMT family transporter: MPTHIVILVLFAALLHASWNALLRGGADRLWSMTAMCIAIAITCVIAAAFMPMPADASWGYAVLSALLHVGYNLFLVRSYRVAELGQVYPISRGSSPALITLGAAVFAGERIAPGQLLGVALVSGGIISLAFSGRRLSVPSLPYALGTGCFIAAYSVVDGIGARLSGAPLAYTVWMCALWGVLMPAVYIGLRDARSLFTLRPGTLAAVVGGLVSLLAYAIVIYAMSEAPLGAVSALRETSVLFAALIGYLFLGEALSVRRILACVVIVGGIFIIG, encoded by the coding sequence ATGCCTACTCATATCGTCATCCTGGTTCTTTTTGCCGCACTCCTGCATGCCAGCTGGAACGCACTGCTGCGTGGCGGTGCCGATCGGTTGTGGTCGATGACCGCGATGTGCATCGCCATCGCGATCACTTGTGTCATCGCCGCTGCGTTCATGCCGATGCCCGCCGATGCTAGCTGGGGTTACGCGGTGCTCTCGGCGCTGCTGCACGTCGGCTACAACCTGTTTCTGGTGCGCAGCTACCGAGTCGCTGAACTGGGGCAGGTCTATCCGATTTCCCGTGGATCGTCGCCCGCGCTGATCACCCTCGGTGCTGCCGTTTTCGCCGGTGAACGCATCGCGCCCGGCCAACTGCTTGGCGTTGCACTGGTGTCCGGCGGGATTATTTCGCTGGCCTTTAGCGGCCGCAGGCTGTCGGTACCGAGTCTGCCTTACGCATTGGGCACCGGTTGTTTTATCGCCGCCTACAGCGTTGTCGACGGTATCGGCGCCAGGCTGTCAGGCGCGCCGCTGGCCTACACCGTGTGGATGTGCGCGTTGTGGGGCGTGCTGATGCCAGCGGTGTACATCGGCCTGCGCGACGCCCGCAGCCTGTTCACCCTGCGGCCGGGAACCCTGGCCGCGGTGGTCGGCGGACTGGTGTCATTGCTGGCCTACGCCATCGTCATCTATGCAATGAGCGAAGCGCCGCTGGGCGCGGTATCGGCATTGCGCGAAACCAGCGTGCTGTTCGCAGCGTTGATCGGCTATCTGTTTCTCGGCGAAGCACTCAGCGTCCGGCGGATATTGGCGTGCGTGGTGATCGTCGGCGGCATTTTCATCATCGGCTGA
- the gcvA gene encoding transcriptional regulator GcvA, producing the protein MKDLPPTATLRAFEVATRHPTFTAAAEELHVTQSAVSHQLKHLEALWGLPLFERGKALRLTAAGATLAPIVREFFISLEATLADLREQKGRVRLSVSTTYSFALKWLLPRLPSLSRQHPELLVALDTTDKIIHFAAGQADVAIRLGKGNYPGLYAEFLFGEQVFPVASPELLQRLGMPHSPAELLHFPLLTRDGAELVPKWEAWFEAIGLGFSPVRESVRFGDTNMTVEAALLGQGVALVRSGHVENEIADGRLVRLFDVPFASPLAYYFVCPKGIEAQPHIVSFRQWLMSEALKVR; encoded by the coding sequence ATGAAAGATCTCCCGCCGACCGCGACCTTGCGTGCCTTTGAAGTCGCCACCCGGCACCCGACTTTCACCGCTGCCGCAGAAGAACTGCACGTGACCCAGAGCGCGGTCAGCCATCAGCTCAAACACCTCGAAGCGCTGTGGGGGCTGCCGTTGTTCGAGCGTGGCAAAGCGCTGCGCCTTACCGCCGCGGGGGCAACGCTGGCGCCGATCGTGCGGGAATTTTTCATCAGTCTGGAGGCGACGCTGGCGGATCTGCGCGAGCAAAAGGGCAGGGTGCGCCTGAGCGTCAGCACCACTTATTCCTTCGCGCTGAAATGGCTGTTGCCGCGGTTGCCGAGTCTGTCGCGGCAGCACCCCGAGCTGTTAGTCGCGCTGGATACCACAGACAAAATCATCCATTTCGCCGCTGGCCAGGCTGACGTGGCGATCCGGCTCGGGAAGGGCAATTACCCAGGTCTGTATGCGGAATTTCTGTTCGGCGAGCAGGTGTTTCCGGTCGCCAGTCCCGAATTGTTGCAACGCTTAGGCATGCCGCACAGCCCGGCCGAATTGCTGCACTTTCCGCTGCTGACACGCGATGGCGCCGAACTGGTGCCGAAATGGGAAGCCTGGTTCGAAGCCATCGGGTTGGGGTTTTCGCCCGTTCGCGAAAGCGTCCGGTTTGGCGACACCAACATGACCGTAGAAGCCGCTTTGCTCGGTCAGGGCGTGGCGTTGGTACGCAGCGGCCACGTCGAGAACGAGATTGCCGATGGCCGACTGGTGCGCCTGTTCGATGTGCCATTCGCCTCGCCGCTGGCCTACTACTTTGTCTGCCCGAAGGGCATCGAAGCGCAGCCGCACATAGTCAGCTTTCGCCAATGGTTGATGAGCGAGGCGTTGAAAGTTCGTTAA
- a CDS encoding dipeptidase has protein sequence MNVPFKKLAATTLMLAGLAAFIAPAQANITPQQSAEILKTYNAASVTDFHQFLSELGKSDLAKKAEISPAIGAYLNKKTLTAEQQNEIYRLLGLYTRVKYSAAATETLRELVEIPTYRKDGVEQHENPEFIKIAAKIKSLAESFGLKFRNIDNRVYEISLDGSGEEVVGIHAHADVVPVTPENWVLKDGTRLAPFKITLIGDRMYGRGTEDDKNGIVVTLYAMKVIKEEKLPLVRNFKLLVDTTEETTGDAIPYYFERNPTPNYNLALDGGYPVVIAEKGYGTVMANFAKRKGEGKGAEIVALTGGMATNQIPSASVATLLTDKPAELAASLQKAGSEYAWRNGGNFEVSAKVDGKDVKLTVTGVSAHSSEPESGVNPVARMLDFINSLDGKVALKHNHITDAARYLADNWGLDYLGNKLGVGFSDAFMGPLTTSPTFVGMDDKTFKLAVNLRVPKGKSPEKLKTEIADKLAAWSKKTHVAVAFDYSVAAPMYRNPEGEWVKALLAVATENLGMKHEFGTSAGATSVHELPNGVQFGLAMPDVKYTGHTDGEFKTVEQFQLDLQIVTEMIGRIGQLPKL, from the coding sequence ATGAATGTCCCTTTCAAAAAACTCGCGGCGACCACACTGATGCTGGCCGGCCTCGCCGCCTTCATCGCGCCTGCACAAGCCAACATCACCCCGCAGCAAAGCGCCGAAATACTGAAAACCTACAACGCCGCGTCGGTGACTGATTTCCACCAGTTCCTCAGCGAACTGGGCAAAAGCGATCTGGCTAAAAAAGCCGAGATCAGCCCGGCCATCGGTGCTTATCTGAATAAAAAGACCCTGACCGCTGAACAGCAGAACGAGATCTACCGCCTGCTCGGGCTGTACACGCGGGTCAAATACAGTGCCGCGGCCACCGAAACCCTGCGTGAGCTGGTCGAGATCCCGACCTACCGCAAGGACGGCGTCGAGCAGCACGAAAACCCGGAATTCATCAAGATCGCGGCGAAGATCAAGAGCCTCGCCGAGTCGTTCGGTCTGAAATTCCGCAACATCGACAATCGCGTCTACGAAATATCCCTCGACGGCAGCGGTGAAGAAGTCGTGGGCATTCACGCGCATGCCGATGTGGTGCCGGTGACGCCGGAAAACTGGGTGCTCAAGGATGGCACCCGCCTCGCCCCGTTCAAGATCACCCTGATCGGTGATCGCATGTACGGTCGCGGCACTGAAGATGACAAGAACGGCATCGTCGTCACCCTGTACGCGATGAAGGTCATCAAGGAAGAAAAGCTGCCGCTGGTGCGCAACTTCAAGCTGCTGGTCGACACCACCGAAGAAACCACGGGTGACGCGATCCCTTACTACTTTGAACGCAATCCGACACCCAACTACAACCTCGCGCTAGACGGCGGTTACCCGGTCGTGATCGCCGAAAAAGGTTACGGCACGGTCATGGCCAACTTCGCCAAACGTAAAGGCGAAGGCAAAGGTGCAGAAATCGTTGCGTTGACCGGCGGCATGGCGACCAACCAGATTCCGTCGGCCTCGGTGGCCACCTTGCTTACCGACAAGCCCGCGGAACTGGCGGCCAGCCTGCAAAAGGCCGGTAGCGAATACGCCTGGCGCAACGGCGGCAATTTCGAGGTCAGCGCCAAAGTCGATGGCAAGGACGTCAAACTGACGGTGACCGGCGTGTCCGCGCACTCCTCCGAACCCGAGTCCGGGGTCAATCCGGTGGCGCGCATGCTCGACTTCATCAATAGCCTTGATGGCAAGGTCGCGCTCAAGCACAACCACATCACCGACGCCGCCCGTTACCTCGCCGACAACTGGGGCCTGGATTATCTCGGCAACAAGCTCGGCGTCGGCTTCTCCGACGCGTTCATGGGGCCGCTGACCACCTCGCCGACCTTTGTTGGCATGGACGACAAGACCTTCAAACTGGCGGTCAATCTGCGTGTGCCGAAAGGCAAATCGCCGGAGAAACTGAAAACCGAAATCGCCGACAAACTTGCCGCCTGGAGCAAGAAAACCCACGTCGCGGTGGCGTTCGATTATTCGGTCGCGGCGCCGATGTACCGCAACCCCGAGGGTGAATGGGTCAAGGCGTTGCTGGCGGTCGCCACTGAAAACCTTGGCATGAAACACGAGTTCGGCACCTCTGCCGGTGCAACGTCGGTGCATGAACTGCCTAACGGCGTGCAGTTCGGCCTGGCCATGCCGGACGTGAAATACACCGGCCACACCGACGGCGAATTCAAGACCGTCGAGCAATTCCAGCTGGACCTGCAGATCGTCACCGAAATGATCGGCCGCATCGGCCAGTTGCCGAAGCTCTGA
- the mexE gene encoding multidrug efflux RND transporter periplasmic adaptor subunit MexE, protein MEHSLKHLRFPMALLAVLVMSACGKTPETTAAMPPAKVSVAKVLEQPVNEWDEFTGRLEAPETVEIRPRVSGQIDQVAFTEGALVKKGDLLFQIDPRPFQAEVRRLEALVAQARATATRSENEAARGERLRTSNAISAELADSRTSAAQEARAAVGALQAQLDLAKLNLSFTRVTAPISGRVSRAEITAGNLVTADTTALTSVVSTDKVYAYFDADERVFLKYTQLARNGQRGATTPVYMGLSNEDGNPHLGQMNFVDNQVNPKTGTIRGRAVFDNTDGTYTPGLYARLKLVGSGTYNAMLINDEAVGTDLGKKFVLVMDADNKTAYRPVELGPKIEGLRIVRTGLQKDDTIIVKGLQRVRPGSPVTPEVIPMASEQTLAALAQQRQALEASNLPKVAPAKGASGSAAKLAATTPRG, encoded by the coding sequence ATGGAACATTCACTCAAACATTTGCGCTTCCCGATGGCCCTGTTGGCCGTACTGGTGATGAGCGCCTGCGGCAAGACCCCGGAGACCACCGCTGCCATGCCCCCTGCAAAAGTCAGCGTGGCCAAGGTGCTCGAACAACCGGTCAATGAGTGGGACGAATTCACCGGGCGCCTCGAAGCGCCGGAAACCGTTGAAATCCGCCCGCGGGTCTCCGGCCAGATCGATCAGGTAGCCTTCACCGAAGGCGCACTGGTCAAGAAAGGCGACCTGCTGTTCCAGATCGACCCGCGTCCGTTCCAGGCCGAGGTCCGCCGCCTCGAAGCACTGGTCGCCCAGGCCCGCGCCACCGCCACCCGCAGTGAAAATGAAGCCGCTCGCGGCGAACGTCTGCGCACCAGCAACGCGATCTCCGCCGAACTGGCTGATTCGCGCACCAGCGCCGCCCAAGAAGCCCGCGCCGCCGTCGGTGCTCTGCAAGCGCAACTCGACCTGGCCAAACTGAACCTGAGCTTCACCCGCGTCACCGCGCCGATCAGTGGCCGCGTCAGCCGCGCCGAAATCACTGCCGGCAACCTGGTGACCGCCGACACCACTGCCCTGACCAGCGTCGTCTCGACCGACAAGGTCTACGCCTACTTCGACGCCGACGAGCGCGTATTCCTCAAGTACACCCAACTGGCCCGCAACGGTCAGCGCGGTGCGACGACCCCGGTGTACATGGGCCTGTCCAACGAGGACGGCAACCCCCACCTGGGTCAGATGAACTTCGTCGACAACCAGGTCAACCCGAAAACCGGCACCATCCGTGGCCGCGCGGTGTTCGACAACACTGACGGCACCTATACCCCGGGCCTGTACGCACGGCTGAAACTGGTCGGCAGCGGCACCTACAACGCCATGCTGATCAACGACGAAGCCGTCGGTACTGACCTGGGCAAGAAGTTCGTCCTGGTGATGGATGCGGACAACAAAACCGCGTACCGCCCTGTCGAACTCGGGCCGAAAATCGAAGGCCTGCGCATCGTCCGCACCGGTCTGCAAAAAGACGACACGATCATCGTCAAGGGCCTGCAGCGGGTGCGTCCCGGCTCGCCAGTCACCCCTGAAGTGATTCCGATGGCCAGCGAGCAGACCCTCGCCGCCCTCGCCCAACAACGTCAAGCGCTGGAAGCCAGCAACCTGCCCAAAGTCGCCCCTGCCAAGGGTGCGTCGGGTTCGGCTGCGAAGCTGGCTGCTACGACCCCACGCGGTTAA